The Malus domestica chromosome 08, GDT2T_hap1 genomic interval CCGTCCGTGGCCTCATCGTAAAAAAACTCCAACTGTCCAACGTACGTAAACACCTCGGCGGTTCCAATGAGAAAGAACTGCGGAACCAACCAAAACACGCTCATTTTTCTCAACGGACTGAACTCGTCTCGGCGCTTCTTCTCAACCAAGGCAGCTGAGGCCACGGCCAAGATTGAGATAAAGAGTCCGACCCCCATTCGTTGTAACGACGTCAGGCCACGCGGGTGGCCTGTGCGTTTGCGAATGATGGGGACAATGAACTTTTCGTAAAGGGGGATGAGGATTAAGGCGTTGATGGCCGCGAAGACAGGGACGGAACCTGGGGGAATTTCGAAGTTGTGGCCGAGTTTGCAGTCGGTTTTGATGGCTTGGCTGACGAACAAGGTTGAGAGTTGAGCGAATGAGATGGCGAGAGCTAAGGTTGATGCCCATACGGGGAGAACCCTAATGAAGCATTTGAATTCTTCGACTTGGGTCACTGTGCATAGCGTCCAACGACTCTTTGGGTTGCCTTCTGGGTCTGTCATCACAGCTGCCTTGTCCAAAAACCTGCATATTAACAAGTTGATTAAGTGGCCAATTAATATATAACTTACCTAAATCACACAAAAACAGTTAATTCACAATCTTGATACTACATTTTTCAGCAAGTTCATGCTCATTAAGCTAGCGCACAATACACAAAACAGTTATATGTAGGTCTTTTATCCAAAATAATCAATGAGATTGACATATAACTACTTACTTTGGTCCCTGatatttaaaatcgatagaagtggttcCTGATATTATCCatcgtcaatcattttgattattctttaagaaatctccgttaaattgagggtattttttgttaaatgaacatgtggtttattcaatttaacggagattcttcatagaatgaccaaaatgattgacgatAGACATCTcgtcaatctcagggaccacttccattaattttaaatatcaaaaaccaaaatgaagagTTATGAGAATCTCataaccattttggctaaaaaacttTATGTATACATACTATCTGACAAAAGATAGAACTTAATTATATGTGCATTGCTATGCAGCCAAAAAACGAGACATATTAAAACTCACTTGAACTGTGCAGTGTGCGCTAGCTTCCGTGCACCCAGGATGTCAGACTCGTCGGTCTTAACCTCATAGAGCTCAGCATCACGCACCACCTCAACTCCGCTAACATGGTTCCTCACTGAGGCCACAACAACCTGAATGAATCTAGTGAAAGGACTCCCCATAGGCTTCTGATAACGATAGTACGGAACACCAGCGGCTAGAATGATAATGGAGCACATCGTGAACGCGGTCGGGATTACAAAACCCCAAGTCCACCCCTTGTTATCTTGTATGTAAACCAGCACCGTGATCCCCAATAGTACGCCCATGTTTATGGCAAAGAAGAACCAATTGAAGAACGAGTATTTCTTTACTATTTCTTTTGAATCAGCCTCGTCGAATTGATTGGCCCCAAAGGACGAAACACATGGTTTTATGCCACCGGTTCCAAGGGCGATGAGAGCGAGTGCGCCGTAGAGGAAGGCAGTCTGGCTGCTGGTAGCTTGGCTGCACGGTTCAACCGTGCATGGCTGTGGACGTAGGCTGTCCACGGAGGCTGATACTGTCAACAAGATCATACCCTGTAAGAAAAACATTGGGTTAGTTAAATTTACACCAACttcttttgagaatttttgtgTTTCACAAGATTTATtgaagttttataaatatgtcaacattcattgagatttgaaatcgttTTCACTTAACATCAATATATCCAAACATTAATTTAACCATAAAGTCTTTTTGAGGGAATTTAACCATATATTTTGAATTATGTATACATCCTCTAGTTTTAAACCTATTTTCACATTAAGTAAGGGCTTTTGCAAGAAGCACTTACGTTCATAAGCTATTTATTGAAAAATTCAAGTGTTTCATGTATATAACATAGACAAATTCTATCCGGAGAGCGTTCATGATGAAATTGATGAGTTCGAAATATAAAAGACTAAACTGATGAAATGGTAAGAGATAAAGGACCATTTGGGATTAAAATGGTTGatgttattcacacacccctttttatcTTCTACATATCCCTCTCAATTTCTAGTCGTCGGATCAAAagagttaaaaaaaatcaaagaaaaaaaaattaacaaaaagtgtatgagaagtaaataTAGCTATGTGAATAGTGGCGCCCTAAAAATACCCTTGttaaaaaaacacttttatcACTTCCCAAAAGTCCCAAAACAACCCCATGCTAATGGGTCCAATTATCTGAATTTCAGCCCAATAAGGCTTGTGGGCCTAACCAAGTTGATGAAAATCCAAGATGAAAGTGGAAATGGGCTTTCATACCACAGCATAGATACAAGAGAAAGTGATGATGGTTTTGAAGCGGCCCAAATAAGCATCGGCTACAAAGGCTCCAAATAGTGTGAGGACGTAAGAAGCTCCGATCCAGTTCGTCACATGAGTCGCCGCTGTCGGCAGCGACTGTCGCATCTCGTATACCAAATAACGCACCATGTTCACCGCAATTGCAAAAAATGCCAGCCTCTCAGCCACCTCATTCACTACAATTAATTaagccaaaacaaaaaaagttaatttaatcttagtactacggtcttgtggtatttctcttcactttgaGGTGAGAGGTTTCGAATCTCATGGATGACGAATTctataccaaattaggttatcCATTGTATAGCTTAGTCGAACTCATAttctccttagtgtaaaaatatcgatatactcaataaataaataagctttttagttaaaatggttTCTGAGATTGTTATAACTCATTACTTTTGtctctaaaatttaaaatcgataTAAGTGATCCTTGAGATAGTCTACCTTAAATCATTTTAGTACTTGTATGGAAAATTTtcgttaaattaaaaaaatggaactttaacgaaaaactctcggtactgttcactttaacgaaaaaccacatttttacactaaaaagtcaatcatggtactattcaccttaccctttattttgtccttatcgttaaaactcaaagttttcaagtcattttcattagttttcctttaaaaaaaccACAAGTTCAAGAAAAGGGGTTGATTGACAAAAATCTCATCAGTTTAACATAGATTTCTCacagaatgatcaaaatgattgatggtagacaatctcagggacacttctatcgattttaaatctcaaagaCCAAAGTGAAACGTTATGCAAATTTCAAagatcatttttataaaaagcctaataataaaattgtaaatttgtaatgCATATAAGAATTACTATAAAGTACCTATGATAAATGGTGCGGCCTTCCATCCTCCTGTTGTTTGCTTGTCAGCAATTTTTCCCCTGAGGTCCACACATCCATTGCTTACCAAAGTTGTGGTTACGCTTCCTTCCTGCATGTTGATGTTGATTAGTTATAGCATAAGTGTATAGCTATTTAGGGGCATTTAGTCCGTGTCCAAAGTTTCAGCTGCTTTCGGATTTAGTTCAGTGCAATTTTCGTATCAATGCAGGTTCAGTTGATTTTTTCTTATGAACATTTTCCTCTTTATAGTAAAACTGAAAATATATTTAAACTATGCATCATGTACTCagatttgaaataaataaataaacacgaaCGAGTTTTGCAGAGTTAAGAAGATTACCATAAGAAATGGATGATATTGGCTGATGAAGTAAGGGGCATATACGAGCAGGAcaatgagaagaagaagaagaagaagattgtgCGAGGAATGCTAAATCCTAATGAAGTAAGGGGCATATAACAAGAAGTAGAAGAAAAGAGGGGAAAAAAAGAAACAGGAAAGTATCAATCCGTACGATTCAGAGTCCCTCAATTGAAGCAAATATGGAAAATGATCTTATTCTATAACTAATCCCCTTATTAAGAAGATTGTATtcttaaaatatcaaaattgatcacaaatgaagaaaaaaaagagagaagataATTCTAAAATCAAGGGAGAATATTACTTACTTTATTCGTCACTTAAGAGTAAATTTGgtatatgaaaacaaaaattacatgaCGTAGtgactcaaaaaataaaaatattttaccttCTTGATATCCACAAAATCTTCAAATTTTTCCATGGAGGACTCGACCTCGATAAGAATCGTATTGTCATAAATAATCATGAAAAGTATAATATTCAAAACTACTTTAAATCTAAGAATAGGAGAGTAATGATAGAAAGACTAACTGGAATTAGTCTTCCACTCTCCTAACAAACGaaatatacatgaaataattcaaTATTGTGTCAAGGCTAATCACATGACTCATATGATGTTTCGCATTAGATTAAATTGAATAACTCACAAGATTTATAATGgaataaaaagacaaaatagTTAAAATAATTCAACCGTTGCGGCTAATTTAACTTAGAACTCAGAAAGTTTATCCGGTTAATATAAAAAGACGAAATAATTCAACCTTTGCACCTGATCTAACTCAGAATTCGGAAGATTCGGCTAGTTGacataaaaagacaaaataattCGCCCCTAATCTAACTCAGAACTTAGAAAGCTCGTTTGGTGTCTCAGATTAGATAGACAAATCACAAGATTCAAAAGGAAAATCATTCGCATAATACGGAGGAGACAGAGTAGAGCCACAAATACATGTTTACTTGTATATTAGTATACCATTCATATCATACTTGCATACACAAGGACAATAACACTTGCGAGTCCCATGCCTGATGATACATACATCACACCAGGATGATCACGACAGAAAGTCCCATGCGCCGCCGCAGCCCAATAGATATTCATAAACACCTCTCtctatatgtatttatatatttgtactagatatacacacacaccacttaCTATTTCCATACGTTTGTCAATATATAGTATATAGAAAGAAGAACGTATAAAGATAAAGGTAGTGGCTTAGTAAATAAAGTTGAACTCTTCAGTGCTTCATATATCATTATACCTTCAGTGCGCCATTGAGACGAATGCAATGTCTCCCAGCAATTTCCATCCACGAACTCGCAGGCGCCGAAAAATCCCATGGTCTTCCACAACCTGTAGATCAAGCGACATTGTTGATTAACAGATATTGAAACAGTTTGGAAGAGTCATTCATCTTTAGCTGGCATTTTAACAAGTTTTGACTGCCCTCAGACCATGTAGAGTTGCTGCACAAGTTTTCACTCACCTGCCATATTAATGTTTGCATAGGCTGTTTTACGTGTAAATTCAAAGGCAAAGGAGATTTTGGGGAAGGGTGACTACATAGCCTCGCCTCCTTGGCATGTCTACGAACAAATGGTATTGTAATGAAAGGCACGATGCAGCAAGGCAAGGCGAGGTGAAGCACTTCTTTTAAGTATGGTAAAGAATAAAATTACGTCTCATCAACTCCAATTGCAATAAGTGCACTTGCAGAACTGGCAATAAATCGCAGCATTGACAAATATAGATAATGCTTGTCGAAGAAAAGGGACAAACATGGTTGAAAACAGAGATAGAGATGAATTAATGTCTCAAACGTTCTACGGATAAGCTCAAACCTTAAACTTCCCCAAGAGGTAGGAATAGGAATCCTCCAAATCCTAATGGTGAGACTAGAAGACTTcccatccaaagttggaattcaggATAGAGATAATTGAAATCAGTCTTCTAACAAGACGAAATAAACGAAATAATTCAACCGTTGTGCTAAGGATAACTCAAAGAATACATATGGTGTCTTTTTTTTAAAAGAGCTGAGGATTTTTTTTCCGTGAAATTTTTAGAACACATGTGGATAATTCAACCGTCGTATTACCACCACTCATCTCCGACTTCAACATTCTGCGATTTTTTTAGAAGAGTTGAGGATTCTTTTTccgccattttttttaatttgggtgGTGATCACCCATAAGGGTAGCGAGATATATATGAGGAGTAAG includes:
- the LOC108173828 gene encoding protein NRT1/ PTR FAMILY 8.1-like isoform X1, with translation MQEGSVTTTLVSNGCVDLRGKIADKQTTGGWKAAPFIIVNEVAERLAFFAIAVNMVRYLVYEMRQSLPTAATHVTNWIGASYVLTLFGAFVADAYLGRFKTIITFSCIYAVGMILLTVSASVDSLRPQPCTVEPCSQATSSQTAFLYGALALIALGTGGIKPCVSSFGANQFDEADSKEIVKKYSFFNWFFFAINMGVLLGITVLVYIQDNKGWTWGFVIPTAFTMCSIIILAAGVPYYRYQKPMGSPFTRFIQVVVASVRNHVSGVEVVRDAELYEVKTDESDILGARKLAHTAQFKFLDKAAVMTDPEGNPKSRWTLCTVTQVEEFKCFIRVLPVWASTLALAISFAQLSTLFVSQAIKTDCKLGHNFEIPPGSVPVFAAINALILIPLYEKFIVPIIRKRTGHPRGLTSLQRMGVGLFISILAVASAALVEKKRRDEFSPLRKMSVFWLVPQFFLIGTAEVFTYVGQLEFFYDEATDGTRSISSAIFLSEIGIGSWLSTVLVKIIGRATGGEQEGWLRNDLNKSKLNYFYWILTAINGANFLVYLWVARRYKGKDGTGTSVIDGDEK
- the LOC108173828 gene encoding protein NRT1/ PTR FAMILY 8.1-like isoform X2; this translates as MEGSVTTTLVSNGCVDLRGKIADKQTTGGWKAAPFIIVNEVAERLAFFAIAVNMVRYLVYEMRQSLPTAATHVTNWIGASYVLTLFGAFVADAYLGRFKTIITFSCIYAVGMILLTVSASVDSLRPQPCTVEPCSQATSSQTAFLYGALALIALGTGGIKPCVSSFGANQFDEADSKEIVKKYSFFNWFFFAINMGVLLGITVLVYIQDNKGWTWGFVIPTAFTMCSIIILAAGVPYYRYQKPMGSPFTRFIQVVVASVRNHVSGVEVVRDAELYEVKTDESDILGARKLAHTAQFKFLDKAAVMTDPEGNPKSRWTLCTVTQVEEFKCFIRVLPVWASTLALAISFAQLSTLFVSQAIKTDCKLGHNFEIPPGSVPVFAAINALILIPLYEKFIVPIIRKRTGHPRGLTSLQRMGVGLFISILAVASAALVEKKRRDEFSPLRKMSVFWLVPQFFLIGTAEVFTYVGQLEFFYDEATDGTRSISSAIFLSEIGIGSWLSTVLVKIIGRATGGEQEGWLRNDLNKSKLNYFYWILTAINGANFLVYLWVARRYKGKDGTGTSVIDGDEK